In Passer domesticus isolate bPasDom1 chromosome 32, bPasDom1.hap1, whole genome shotgun sequence, the following are encoded in one genomic region:
- the OTUD7B gene encoding OTU domain-containing protein 7B — protein MDIVLSDFVRSTGAEPGLARDLLEGKNWDLSAALSDFEQLRQVHAGSLPPPFSGARPPERELARPGRPPLQRQDDLVPEKRLSRGISHASSTIVSLARSHVSSNGSSSEHLLEMPICTFQLPDLTVYSEDFRSFIERDLIEQSMLVALEQAGRLNWWVTVDPSCQRLLPLATTGDGNCLLHAASLGMWGFHDRDLMLRKSLYTLMDKGVEREALRRRWRWQQTQQNKESGLVYTEEEWQKEWNELIKLASSEPRVHYGTNGGGCGGVEGSEEPVYESLEEFHVFVLAHVLKRPIVVVADTMLRDSGGEAFAPIPFGGIYLPLEVPANKCHRSPLVLAYDQAHFSALVSMEQKENSKDQAVIPLTDSEHKLLPVHFAVDPGKEWQWGKDDSDNVKLASVTLSLEAKLHLLHSYMNVRWITLPCDMQAPLAQPESPTASAGDDARSAPESGESDKESVCSSSASNGGTRAGKDREKPKKEREKEKEKDKKRADSVANKLGSFGKTLGSKLKKNMGGLMHSKAVKGGVSNGQGDTLEKKKKGSLKARKDSKEECSPGDLAPAEKTCAGKAALEKASDPHKYSSDVRLSLSILRAAMQGERKFIFASHLKTSTRHQFQEEMIQRYLLDAEERFLAEQRQKEAEKKALGSAAPAKRPEGEVGAQRSEEAMPSPVFCQPPPTYPPQPLEPAVAAKIAAFPAGYSGVFTFPRPSMGSAEGLHPPACPEGRRQLAGGPCGSLPPYATLPRHHQGRLGPCPPGPAHLGRFSPTDMEIQPPFPSECEGSGCLPPHSNGCRELLEQDKAGTVDKMRGQALYNIQQTKCKQPNCSFYGHPETGNFCSCCYKEELRRREREALVHRF, from the exons ATGGACATCGTCCTGTCGGATTTTGTTCGCTCGACgggggcagagccagggctggccagaGACCTCCTCGAAG GCAAGAACTGGGACCTGAGCGCGGCGCTGAGCGACTTCGAGCAGCTGCGGCAGGTGCACGCCGGGAGCCTCCCGCCCCCCTTCAGCGGGGCCCGGCCCCCCGAGCGCGAGCTGGCCCGGCCTGGGAGGCCCCCCCTGCAGCGCCAGGACGACCTGGTGCCAG AGAAGCGTTTGTCTCGAGGTATCTCCCATGCCAGCTCCACCATCGTGTCCCTGGCTCGTTCCCACGTCTCCAgcaatggcagcagcagtgagcaCCTGCTGGAGATGCCCATCTGCACCTTCCAGCTGCCCGACCTCACCGTGTACTCCGAGGATTTCCGCAGCTTCATCGAGCGGGATCTCATCGAGCAGTCCatgctggtggcactggagcaggctg ggCGTCTCAACTGGTGGGTGACCGTGGATCCGAGCTGCCAGCGCCTGCTGCCCCTGGCCACCACTGGTGATGGGAATTGCCTGCTCCACGCTGCCTCCCTGG GCATGTGGGGCTTCCACGACCGGGATCTCATGCTCAGGAAATCCCTGTACACCCTGATGGACAAGGGGGTGGAGCGGGAGGCGCTGAGGCGGCGCTGGCGCTGGCAGCAAACCCAGCAGAACAAGGAG TCTGGCCTGGTTTACACAGAGGAGGAGTGGCAGAAGGAGTGGAATGAGCTGATCAAGCTGGCGTCCAGCGAGCCCCGCGTGCACTACGGCACCAacggcggcggctgcggcgg GGTGGAGGGCTCAGAGGAGCCGGTGTACGAGAGCCTGGAGGAGTTCCACGTCTTTGTCCTGGCCCACGTGCTGAAGAGACCCATTGTGGTGGTGGCAGACACGATGCTGAGGGACTCAGGGGGTGAAG CTTTTGCCCCAATTCCCTTTGGAGGGATCTATCTGCCCCTGGAAGTCCCAGCCAACAAATGCCACAGGTCTCCACTGGTCCTGGCTTATGACCAAGCTCATTTTTCTGCCCTCGTCTCCATGGAGCAGAAGGAAAACTCAAAAGATCAAG CTGTGATCCCCCTGACAGACTCTGAGCACAAGCTGCTGCCCGTGCACTTCGCCGTGGACCCCGGGAAGGAGTGGCAGTGGGGCAAGGACGACAGTGACAACGTCAAGCTGGCCAG CGTGACACTGTCACTGGAAGCCAAACTGCACCTGCTGCACAGCTACATGAATGTCAGATGGATCACGTTGCCTTGTGACATGCAG GCGCCTCTGGCTCAGCCAGAATCCCCCACGGCCTCCGCGGGCGACGACGCTCGCTCGGCTCCGGAGTCGGGCGAGTCGGACAAGGAGTCggtgtgcagcagctctgccagcaacGGGGGCACCAGGGCAGGCAAGGACCGGGAGAAACCaaagaaagagagggaaaaggagaaggagaaggataAGAAACGGGCAGACTCGGTAGCCAACAAGCTGGGGAGCTTCGGGAAGACTCTGGGCAGCAAACTAAAAAAGAACATGGGGGGCCTGATGCACAGCAAAGCCGTGAAGGGCGGCGTGAGCAACGGCCAGGGAGACAccctggagaagaagaagaaagggtCCCTGAAGGCACGGAAGGACAGCAAAGAGGAGTGCTCCCCGGGAGATTTGGCTCCTGCAGAGAAGACCTGTGCAGGCAAAGCAGCCCTGGAGAAGGCCTCGGATCCCCACAAGTACAGCAGCGACGTGCGGCTCAGCCTGAGCATCCTGCGCGCCGCCATGCAGGGCGAGCGCAAGTTCATCTTCGCCAGCCACCTCAAGACCAGCACCCGGCACCAGTTCCAGGAGGAGATGATCCAGAGGTACCTCCTGGATGCTGAGGAGCGTTTCCTGGCGGAGCAGAGGCAGAAGGAGGCGGAGAAGAAGGcgctgggcagcgctgccccggCCAAGAGGCCGGAAGGGGAGGTGGGTGCCCAGCGCAGCGAGGAGGCCATGCCAAGCCCCGTGTTCTGCCAGCCACCCCCCACCTACCCCCCCCAGCCTCTGGAGCCGGCCGTGGCTGCTAAAATAGCTGCATTTCCAGCTGGCTATTCTGGCGTTTTCACCTTCCCCAGGCCCTCCATGGGCAGTGCTGAGGGGCTGCACCCGCCCGCGTGCCCCGAGGGCCGGCGGCAGCTGGCGGGGGGGCCCTGTGGGAGCCTCCCCCCCTATGCCACCCTGCCCCGGCACCACCAGGGCCGGCTGGGCCCCTGCCCCCCCGGGCCTGCCCACCTGGGGCGGTTCTCCCCCACGGACATGGAGATCCAGCCTCCCTTCCCTTCGGAGTGCGAGGGCTCCGGCTGCCTCCCCCCACACAGCAACGGCTGCAGGGAGCTCCTCGAGCAGGACAAGGCAGGAACAGTGGATAAAATGAGAGGCCAAGCCCTGTACAACATCCAGCAGACCAAGTGCAAACAGCCCAACTGCAGCTTTTACGGACACCCGGAGACTGGGAATTTCTGTTCCTGCTGTTACAAGGAGGAGCTGCGGCGCAGGGAGCGCGAGGCGCTGGTGCACAGGTTCTGA
- the MTMR11 gene encoding myotubularin-related protein 11 isoform X3, whose protein sequence is MPGQRCQGRAGCRSGGRDAGAGPGARGSFPGRSGPGAPGPPGQSPCAMSGAPGGRRPTFPGLPGERVLEEAAGARQRCGNGGGSVPGTLLCTNRRLAFLPGQARGSLRSEDEVALPCIHKLVAASSFSKPKVLTAASTLKFIPEELAVFCRDFRLLHFYFPENGLAPQAFRVANAIAQAREEAAWLGDAADGWASPGEAPPEEEEEEDEEGSSTTLLFESLRDWEQELQRLGAAGWRVSAVNERFDMAPSLPQYLWVPSGLLDHDLKRTFAHFQERRVPRLCWHHPGGGDLLRAASFHPASEPGGEDVRCLEELLLGGRGPCVLADTAELPTLADIQLAHLRLRALCLPGAVAEEKWLSALEGTRWLDHVRSCLRRAAEVASLLAGKRCSVVLQEPSDRDLNCLLASLVQLLGDPHARSLPGFQSLVQREWVAAGHPFPRRLGLLGQDSPREEAPVFLLFLDCTWQLLWQFPAHFGFTENFLLALHDSSFSPYFSTFRFSCQRQRGRSSLPRLPSQTYRPVGGWQEPGGHRGDPRPCGFPPVWAWGRRFTRQQREQFRNPAGPPGPPGPAGTLSPATPAAPCLWGGPRLVLTLAKGSLCPHPLPWRSRPPPRVSPSDSQGTQGGLLGTRQPPPGLLLPCTAGPCIRLWHRCYLRGLPQEQRGRLAPSLAGLAEELQLLQDRLGAWNLRRPH, encoded by the exons ATGCCGGGGCAGCGGTGCCAGGGGAGGGCGGGATGCCGGAGCGGAGGGCGGGATGCcggagccgggccgggcgctcGGGGCTCCTTCCCGGGCCGCTCCGGCCCCGGCGctccgggcccgcccggccAAAGTCCCTGCGCCATGAGCGGGGCCCCGGGCGGCCGCCGCCCGACCTTCCCCGGGCTCCCAG GGGAGCGGGTGCTCGAGGAGGCGGCGGGCGCCCGGCAGCGCTGCGGGAACGGCGGCGGCTCCGTGCCGGGGACGCTGCTCTGCACCAACCGCCGCCTCGCCTTCCTGCCCGGCCAG GCTCGCGGCTCCCTCCGCTCTGAGGACGAGGTGGCCCTGCCCTGCATCCACAAACTGGTGGCAG ccagcagcttctCCAAGCCCAAGGTGCTGACGGCCGCCTCCACGCTCAAGTTCATCCCCGAGGAGCTCGCCGTCTTCTGCCGGGATTTCCGCCTGCTCCACTTCTACTTCCCCGAGAACGGGCTGGCTCCGCAGGCGTTCCGG GTGGCCAACGCCATCGCACAGGCGCGGGAGGAGGCTGCGTGGCTGGGGGATGCTGCTGACGGCTGGGCCAGCCCTGGTGAAGCCCcgccagaggaggaggaggaggaggatgaggaaggcTCGTCCACCACGCTGCTCTTCGAGAGCCTGCGGgactgggagcaggagctgcagcgtCTCGGCGCCGCGGGCTGGAGGGTGAGCGCCGTCAATGAGCGCTTCGACATGGCCCCCAG CCTCCCCCAGTACCTCTGGGTGCCCAGCGGGCTTCTGGACCACGACCTCAAGCGGACCTTTGCCCACTTCCAGGAGCGCCGGGTGCCT CgcctgtgctggcaccaccCGGGCGGGGGGGACCTGCTGAGAGCCGCCAGCTTTCACCCGGCCTCAGAGCCAGGCGGCGAGGACGTGAG gtgcctggaggagctgctgctggggggccGTGGGCCATGTGTGTTGGCCGACACGGCTGAGCTGCCCACGCTGGCCGACATCCAGCTCGCCCACCTGAGGCTGCGGGCGCTCTGCCTGCCAG GTGCAGTGGCAGAGGAGAAGTGGCTCTCGGCCCTGGAGGGGACACGGTGGCTGGACCACGTGCG CTCGTGCCTGAGAAGAGCAGCGGAGGTGGCGTCGCTGCTGGCAGGGAAGCGCTGCTCCGTGGTGCTGCAAG AACCCTCGGACCGGGACCTGAACTGCCTCCTGGCCTCTCtggtgcagctcctgggggacCCCCACGCCCGCTCCCTGCCCGGCTTCCAGAGCCTGGTGCAGAGGGAGTGGGTGGCAGCCGGGCACCCCTTCCCCCGccggctggggctgctgggccaGGACAGCCCCCGGGAGGAG GCCCCCGTGTTCCTGCTGTTCCTGGACTGCACGTGGCAGCTCCTGTGGCAATTCCCGGCGCATTTCGGCTTCACCGAGAATTTCCTGCTGGCGCTCCACGACAGCAGCTTCAGCCCCTACTTCAGCACGTTCCGCTTCAGCTGCCAGCGCCAGCGGGGCCGCAGCAGCCTG ccccggCTGCCCAGCCAGACCTACCGGCccgtggggggctggcaggagcctggggggcacaggggggacCCCCGCCCCTGCGGCTTCCCCCCGGTCTGGGCCTGGGGCCGCCGCTTCACCCGGCAGCAGCGGGAGCAGTTCCGGAACcccgcgggacccccgggacccccgggccctGCTGGGACCCTGAGCCCGGCCACG CCCGCAGCCCCCTGCCTGTGGGGGGGGCCCAGGCTGGTGCTGACGCTGGCCAAGGGCTCCttgtgcccccaccccctgccctggaggagccgccccccgccccgggtGTCCCCCTCagacagccaggggacacagggggggctcctggggacacGCCAGCCCCccccggggctgctgctgccctgcacggCCGGGCCCTGCATCCGCCTCTGGCACCGCTGCTACCTCAGGGGGCTGCCCCAGGAACAG CGTGGGCGCTTGGCCCCGTCCCTGGccgggctggctgaggagctgcagctgctgcaggaccgGCTGGGTGCCTGGAACCTGCGCAGACCCCACTGA
- the MTMR11 gene encoding myotubularin-related protein 11 isoform X2, with translation MPGQRCQGRAGCRSGGRDAGAGPGARGSFPGRSGPGAPGPPGQSPCAMSGAPGGRRPTFPGLPGRAGAGVLGRLGALGAPDPVSVPAGERVLEEAAGARQRCGNGGGSVPGTLLCTNRRLAFLPGQARGSLRSEDEVALPCIHKLVAASSFSKPKVLTAASTLKFIPEELAVFCRDFRLLHFYFPENGLAPQAFRVANAIAQAREEAAWLGDAADGWASPGEAPPEEEEEEDEEGSSTTLLFESLRDWEQELQRLGAAGWRVSAVNERFDMAPSLPQYLWVPSGLLDHDLKRTFAHFQERRVPRLCWHHPGGGDLLRAASFHPASEPGGEDVRCLEELLLGGRGPCVLADTAELPTLADIQLAHLRLRALCLPGAVAEEKWLSALEGTRWLDHVRSCLRRAAEVASLLAGKRCSVVLQEPSDRDLNCLLASLVQLLGDPHARSLPGFQSLVQREWVAAGHPFPRRLGLLGQDSPREEAPVFLLFLDCTWQLLWQFPAHFGFTENFLLALHDSSFSPYFSTFRFSCQRQRGRSSLPRLPSQTYRPVGGWQEPGGHRGDPRPCGFPPVWAWGRRFTRQQREQFRNPAGPPGPPGPAGTLSPATPAAPCLWGGPRLVLTLAKGSLCPHPLPWRSRPPPRVSPSDSQGTQGGLLGTRQPPPGLLLPCTAGPCIRLWHRCYLRGLPQEQRGRLAPSLAGLAEELQLLQDRLGAWNLRRPH, from the exons ATGCCGGGGCAGCGGTGCCAGGGGAGGGCGGGATGCCGGAGCGGAGGGCGGGATGCcggagccgggccgggcgctcGGGGCTCCTTCCCGGGCCGCTCCGGCCCCGGCGctccgggcccgcccggccAAAGTCCCTGCGCCATGAGCGGGGCCCCGGGCGGCCGCCGCCCGACCTTCCCCGGGCTCCCAGgtagggccggggccggggtttTGGGGAGGCTCGGGGCGCTCGGAGCCCCGGACCCAGTGTCGGTCCCCGCAGGGGAGCGGGTGCTCGAGGAGGCGGCGGGCGCCCGGCAGCGCTGCGGGAACGGCGGCGGCTCCGTGCCGGGGACGCTGCTCTGCACCAACCGCCGCCTCGCCTTCCTGCCCGGCCAG GCTCGCGGCTCCCTCCGCTCTGAGGACGAGGTGGCCCTGCCCTGCATCCACAAACTGGTGGCAG ccagcagcttctCCAAGCCCAAGGTGCTGACGGCCGCCTCCACGCTCAAGTTCATCCCCGAGGAGCTCGCCGTCTTCTGCCGGGATTTCCGCCTGCTCCACTTCTACTTCCCCGAGAACGGGCTGGCTCCGCAGGCGTTCCGG GTGGCCAACGCCATCGCACAGGCGCGGGAGGAGGCTGCGTGGCTGGGGGATGCTGCTGACGGCTGGGCCAGCCCTGGTGAAGCCCcgccagaggaggaggaggaggaggatgaggaaggcTCGTCCACCACGCTGCTCTTCGAGAGCCTGCGGgactgggagcaggagctgcagcgtCTCGGCGCCGCGGGCTGGAGGGTGAGCGCCGTCAATGAGCGCTTCGACATGGCCCCCAG CCTCCCCCAGTACCTCTGGGTGCCCAGCGGGCTTCTGGACCACGACCTCAAGCGGACCTTTGCCCACTTCCAGGAGCGCCGGGTGCCT CgcctgtgctggcaccaccCGGGCGGGGGGGACCTGCTGAGAGCCGCCAGCTTTCACCCGGCCTCAGAGCCAGGCGGCGAGGACGTGAG gtgcctggaggagctgctgctggggggccGTGGGCCATGTGTGTTGGCCGACACGGCTGAGCTGCCCACGCTGGCCGACATCCAGCTCGCCCACCTGAGGCTGCGGGCGCTCTGCCTGCCAG GTGCAGTGGCAGAGGAGAAGTGGCTCTCGGCCCTGGAGGGGACACGGTGGCTGGACCACGTGCG CTCGTGCCTGAGAAGAGCAGCGGAGGTGGCGTCGCTGCTGGCAGGGAAGCGCTGCTCCGTGGTGCTGCAAG AACCCTCGGACCGGGACCTGAACTGCCTCCTGGCCTCTCtggtgcagctcctgggggacCCCCACGCCCGCTCCCTGCCCGGCTTCCAGAGCCTGGTGCAGAGGGAGTGGGTGGCAGCCGGGCACCCCTTCCCCCGccggctggggctgctgggccaGGACAGCCCCCGGGAGGAG GCCCCCGTGTTCCTGCTGTTCCTGGACTGCACGTGGCAGCTCCTGTGGCAATTCCCGGCGCATTTCGGCTTCACCGAGAATTTCCTGCTGGCGCTCCACGACAGCAGCTTCAGCCCCTACTTCAGCACGTTCCGCTTCAGCTGCCAGCGCCAGCGGGGCCGCAGCAGCCTG ccccggCTGCCCAGCCAGACCTACCGGCccgtggggggctggcaggagcctggggggcacaggggggacCCCCGCCCCTGCGGCTTCCCCCCGGTCTGGGCCTGGGGCCGCCGCTTCACCCGGCAGCAGCGGGAGCAGTTCCGGAACcccgcgggacccccgggacccccgggccctGCTGGGACCCTGAGCCCGGCCACG CCCGCAGCCCCCTGCCTGTGGGGGGGGCCCAGGCTGGTGCTGACGCTGGCCAAGGGCTCCttgtgcccccaccccctgccctggaggagccgccccccgccccgggtGTCCCCCTCagacagccaggggacacagggggggctcctggggacacGCCAGCCCCccccggggctgctgctgccctgcacggCCGGGCCCTGCATCCGCCTCTGGCACCGCTGCTACCTCAGGGGGCTGCCCCAGGAACAG CGTGGGCGCTTGGCCCCGTCCCTGGccgggctggctgaggagctgcagctgctgcaggaccgGCTGGGTGCCTGGAACCTGCGCAGACCCCACTGA
- the MTMR11 gene encoding myotubularin-related protein 11 isoform X1 has translation MKEEKELWGWLEMDYGRWNLGAVSHGISGIGIFSPSSLFFLFPGIVGGHSMPSSISVLDDFPPGSFLLPWPRLTPAAPGSKPPGNSSHLPGARAKSFSNPREPLPGERVLEEAAGARQRCGNGGGSVPGTLLCTNRRLAFLPGQARGSLRSEDEVALPCIHKLVAASSFSKPKVLTAASTLKFIPEELAVFCRDFRLLHFYFPENGLAPQAFRVANAIAQAREEAAWLGDAADGWASPGEAPPEEEEEEDEEGSSTTLLFESLRDWEQELQRLGAAGWRVSAVNERFDMAPSLPQYLWVPSGLLDHDLKRTFAHFQERRVPRLCWHHPGGGDLLRAASFHPASEPGGEDVRCLEELLLGGRGPCVLADTAELPTLADIQLAHLRLRALCLPGAVAEEKWLSALEGTRWLDHVRSCLRRAAEVASLLAGKRCSVVLQEPSDRDLNCLLASLVQLLGDPHARSLPGFQSLVQREWVAAGHPFPRRLGLLGQDSPREEAPVFLLFLDCTWQLLWQFPAHFGFTENFLLALHDSSFSPYFSTFRFSCQRQRGRSSLPRLPSQTYRPVGGWQEPGGHRGDPRPCGFPPVWAWGRRFTRQQREQFRNPAGPPGPPGPAGTLSPATPAAPCLWGGPRLVLTLAKGSLCPHPLPWRSRPPPRVSPSDSQGTQGGLLGTRQPPPGLLLPCTAGPCIRLWHRCYLRGLPQEQRGRLAPSLAGLAEELQLLQDRLGAWNLRRPH, from the exons atgaaagaggaaaaagagctTTGGGGGTGGTTGGAGATGGATTATGGAAGGTGGAACCTGGGAGCAGTTTCCCATGGGATTTCTGGCATTGGGATTttctctcccagctccctgttTTTCCTATTTCCTGGCATTGTGGGGGGACACTCCATGCCCAGCTCCATCTCCGTGCTGGATGATTTTCCTCCCGGAtctttcctcctgccatggccCCGACTGACCCCGGCAGCTCCGGGCTCAAAGCCTCCAGGAAATTCCTCTCATCTGCCAGGTGCCAGAGCCAAAAGCTTTTCCAACCCACGGGAACCTCTGCCAG GGGAGCGGGTGCTCGAGGAGGCGGCGGGCGCCCGGCAGCGCTGCGGGAACGGCGGCGGCTCCGTGCCGGGGACGCTGCTCTGCACCAACCGCCGCCTCGCCTTCCTGCCCGGCCAG GCTCGCGGCTCCCTCCGCTCTGAGGACGAGGTGGCCCTGCCCTGCATCCACAAACTGGTGGCAG ccagcagcttctCCAAGCCCAAGGTGCTGACGGCCGCCTCCACGCTCAAGTTCATCCCCGAGGAGCTCGCCGTCTTCTGCCGGGATTTCCGCCTGCTCCACTTCTACTTCCCCGAGAACGGGCTGGCTCCGCAGGCGTTCCGG GTGGCCAACGCCATCGCACAGGCGCGGGAGGAGGCTGCGTGGCTGGGGGATGCTGCTGACGGCTGGGCCAGCCCTGGTGAAGCCCcgccagaggaggaggaggaggaggatgaggaaggcTCGTCCACCACGCTGCTCTTCGAGAGCCTGCGGgactgggagcaggagctgcagcgtCTCGGCGCCGCGGGCTGGAGGGTGAGCGCCGTCAATGAGCGCTTCGACATGGCCCCCAG CCTCCCCCAGTACCTCTGGGTGCCCAGCGGGCTTCTGGACCACGACCTCAAGCGGACCTTTGCCCACTTCCAGGAGCGCCGGGTGCCT CgcctgtgctggcaccaccCGGGCGGGGGGGACCTGCTGAGAGCCGCCAGCTTTCACCCGGCCTCAGAGCCAGGCGGCGAGGACGTGAG gtgcctggaggagctgctgctggggggccGTGGGCCATGTGTGTTGGCCGACACGGCTGAGCTGCCCACGCTGGCCGACATCCAGCTCGCCCACCTGAGGCTGCGGGCGCTCTGCCTGCCAG GTGCAGTGGCAGAGGAGAAGTGGCTCTCGGCCCTGGAGGGGACACGGTGGCTGGACCACGTGCG CTCGTGCCTGAGAAGAGCAGCGGAGGTGGCGTCGCTGCTGGCAGGGAAGCGCTGCTCCGTGGTGCTGCAAG AACCCTCGGACCGGGACCTGAACTGCCTCCTGGCCTCTCtggtgcagctcctgggggacCCCCACGCCCGCTCCCTGCCCGGCTTCCAGAGCCTGGTGCAGAGGGAGTGGGTGGCAGCCGGGCACCCCTTCCCCCGccggctggggctgctgggccaGGACAGCCCCCGGGAGGAG GCCCCCGTGTTCCTGCTGTTCCTGGACTGCACGTGGCAGCTCCTGTGGCAATTCCCGGCGCATTTCGGCTTCACCGAGAATTTCCTGCTGGCGCTCCACGACAGCAGCTTCAGCCCCTACTTCAGCACGTTCCGCTTCAGCTGCCAGCGCCAGCGGGGCCGCAGCAGCCTG ccccggCTGCCCAGCCAGACCTACCGGCccgtggggggctggcaggagcctggggggcacaggggggacCCCCGCCCCTGCGGCTTCCCCCCGGTCTGGGCCTGGGGCCGCCGCTTCACCCGGCAGCAGCGGGAGCAGTTCCGGAACcccgcgggacccccgggacccccgggccctGCTGGGACCCTGAGCCCGGCCACG CCCGCAGCCCCCTGCCTGTGGGGGGGGCCCAGGCTGGTGCTGACGCTGGCCAAGGGCTCCttgtgcccccaccccctgccctggaggagccgccccccgccccgggtGTCCCCCTCagacagccaggggacacagggggggctcctggggacacGCCAGCCCCccccggggctgctgctgccctgcacggCCGGGCCCTGCATCCGCCTCTGGCACCGCTGCTACCTCAGGGGGCTGCCCCAGGAACAG CGTGGGCGCTTGGCCCCGTCCCTGGccgggctggctgaggagctgcagctgctgcaggaccgGCTGGGTGCCTGGAACCTGCGCAGACCCCACTGA